The following proteins are encoded in a genomic region of Bufo bufo chromosome 11, aBufBuf1.1, whole genome shotgun sequence:
- the LOC120982325 gene encoding uncharacterized protein LOC120982325 — protein sequence MVAAADVLSMLLTLLIPALRGIPLCPKESTTTDTYVTTSGNLTFCDLPCEAEGDYNVDHRSSMVFTYYCQNQSLHVYGRYKIRTTLDKTCGCVRVSDAQYEDAGRYFIYYIDKNQRNTPYNTLDCHVMAPISITNISETCRGENSSLTVFYTGDGPPIVIWSRIGGGLPEGHLLTNHNKTLIVPSTATGVYRVVVSNRASKDIQEYTMSSRGPHHTKVGIKILGIIIPGLFVIVMASVIYKKCKNK from the exons CTCTTCGGGGGATTCCTCTTTGTCCAAAGGAGTCCACCACGACAGACACTTATGTGACCACCTCAGGAAACCTCACCTTCTGTGATTTACCCTGCGAGGCCGAGGGGGATTACAACGTGGATCATAGAAGCTCGATGGTATTTACCTATTATTGCCAAAACCAGTCTCTTCATGTCTATGGTCGATACAAGATCAGGACCACCTTGGATAAAACCTGCGGGTGTGTCAGGGTCAGCGATGCCCAGTACGAGGATGCCGGGAGATACTTTATATACTACATTGATAAAAACCAAAGGAACACACCGTACAACACACTAGACTGCCATGTCATGG CTCCCATCAGCATCACTAACATATCAGAGACTTGTCGTGGGGAGAACTCGTCCCTGACAGTCTTCTATACTGGGGATGGACCGCCCATAGTAATCTGGAGCAGGATTGGAGGAGGACTACCCGAGGGCCACCTACTGACCAACCACAACAAGACCCTGATCGTTCCGAGCACTGCTACTGGAGTATACAGGGTGGTTGTCTCTAATAGAGCCAGTAAAGACATCCAGGAGTATACCATGTCATCAAGAG GGCCACATCACACTAAAGTCGGAATAAAAATCCTTGGCATCATCATCCCTGGTCTATTTGTAATAGTAATGGCTTCG GTAATATACAAAAAATGCAAGAACAAGTAA